TTGGGGGGACTAGCTGTTCATGCGTCCCACTTATGCGCCATGTGCGTGATTGGTGGAAATTTTGCTTTTTTAGTGTGTATAGTCCTTTTACTCTACTCATATGTCTTCCCTTAGTTGAAATTCGACAGCTTTTGGGATATTAAATTTTGTTCAATTAGAATATGGAACGCTTCTGAGGCATTGAATTCTGTTTAATTATAATGTGTCTCTTGCACTGATAATTTAAATGCTCATCACTATTTTGTTATTGCAGTTAGAATGCTCCGGGAAGAGTTGCAGCTGCTTCAAGAACCGGGCTCATATGTTGGCGAGGTTGTGAAGGTCATGGGCAAGTCAAAGGTTCTAGTGAAGGTACATCTTGTCTCACTGTTACTTCTTTCAAGCTATGCTTGTGCACGTCTGTTTTGCTTTAGGCACAATGGATGACCAGTATTTTGTTGCAAACCCTCAATTGGGTAGTTCAGGGATATATTTCTATCCACTTTGTTTCCTTAACACTAAAAGTAAAAAAAGGATATCATTGAATTTGTTTAGCAAGcagaaaaaaagggcaacctggtagttcagggaagggtccgaccactttgggtctatagtacgcagcctttccctacatttctgtaagaggctgtttccaggacttgaacccatgacctcatggtcacaaggcagcagctttaccactgcgccaaggatgCTAAAAAGTAGATTGTTTTGTGATATAAACATCCTGATGATGTGCATGAGCGTATTATGTTAGCATTTAAGTTTCTATAGGGCTAAACATGCAATAAAACTTGGAAGTAATGTTCTATCTGTGATGTTCAACTTAGTGTTCAGTACCAGGCAATCCTCATTTCACGAGACATTGTTCGTCTCGCCTGTTGTGTAGTAACATAAAACATGCATAGTTGTTATGTTGTACTGAGATTCTTTGTTCTGTTGGCCTATATGTTTTAAGTGGGAGCTCTGAGTTCCAGTCATCCTTCTTCACTGTAATTAAATGGTTAAGTGCAATCTCTCAGGTTCATCCAGaaggcaaatatgttgtagatcttGATAAAAGTATTGATATTACAAAGATAACCCCTTCAACAAGAGTTGCTCTTCGGAACGACAGCTACATGCTTCACCTTATCCTGCCCAGCAAAGTCGATCCACTGGTTAATCTTATGAAGGTGGAGAAGGTTCCTGACTCTACCTATGATATGATTGGTGGTCTTGATCAGCAAATTAAAGAGATCAAGGAGGTTTGTAAACATATTCAATGCATAGTACATTTGTTGTATCATTAGCACTGTGGCTTAACAACTTGATTTTCAGGTGATTGAGCTTCCCATCAAGCATCCTGAGCTGTTTGAGAGTCTCGGAATTGCCCAACCAAAGGTTCAagtttgtctaccaatttgcattttatttggcatCGATTCAGCCAGTTATTCAGCGGTAAATAATTATCCTTGCTTTTTCAGGGTGTCCTTCTTTACGGGCCTCCAGGTACAGGGAAAACATTACTTGCTCGTGCAGTTGCTCATCACACCGACTGCACCTTCATCAGGGTGTCAGGTTCTGAGTTGGTTCAGAAGTATATTGGAGAGGGTTCCCGGATGGTTCGTGAACTCTTTGTGATGGCTAGGTAAACATTATCCATCTGTGTTGCATTCAAATTATTACTATTTACCTGTTAGATTTCCTTTTCGGGAAACCATTTCAGTCAGATTTTGAAATGATTCCCTGTAAAAGGGAGTATGAATTTATACCAGAGTCTAACACATTTGGCCTGAATTTCATAGGGAGCATGCACCATCCATTATATTTATGGATGAAATAGACTCTATTGGATCTGCTAGAATGGAGTCGGGATCTGGCAATGGTGATAGCGAGGTTCAGCGTACTATGCTTGAGCTTCTGAACCAACTTGATGGTTTTGAAGCATCGAACAAAATTAAGGTTCTTATGGCAACAAATAGGATAGACATATTGGATCAAGCTCTTCTAAGGCCTGGTCGTATTGATAGGAAGATTGAATTTCCAAATCCTAATGCAGATGTAAGTGATGCAGTACTCACCATATATAAGTTAATATTGCTTGCTCGTATCAGTGCTGACTCTGAATTATCTATTCTTTCAGTCCCGTGGTGATATTTTGAAGATTCACTCAAGGAAAATGAACTTGATGCGTGGCATTGATCTGAAAAAGATTGCCGAGAAGATGAATGGGGCATCAGGAGCAGAGCTAAAGGTATGTATTGTGTCCATTATAGGCGAGCATTTCAATTTTTAATATATTTGTCTTGACATACTGGAATTTTTTTTTCTGAACTTCACAATGCTAATAAGTTGGCATGTAGGCGAGCACATGCTACAAAATAACTATAATCAGATAATGTCCCATTTAACTTGTGTAGATATCCAGGCCCAGCTACCATTGTTACCCATGGTACTACTCCCATGTAAAGTTTACCCATGCTAAAATACTACTCCATGTAAAGTTTCACCAACTCAGAACCTGGTCCTGGTAGCAAGTACTAAGTTTTTCCCATTGAGGTCTTGATTTCACAAATGTATTGACCAGTATTCTGTTTCAAGTAGTGTGCATCAACCCACACATCATTGAGTCTAACTCACTTTGATCTATCATCAGGCGGTCTGCACAGAAGCTGGAATGTTTGCCCTCCGCGAGAGAAGGGTGCATGTCACCCAGGAGGATTTCGAG
This portion of the Triticum dicoccoides isolate Atlit2015 ecotype Zavitan chromosome 7A, WEW_v2.0, whole genome shotgun sequence genome encodes:
- the LOC119327902 gene encoding 26S proteasome regulatory subunit 8 homolog A, whose translation is MAAVAMDIAKPSALPASVDDPSAASAKGRAGGGEGLRQYYLQHIHDLQLQIRTKTHNLNRLEAQRNDLNSRVRMLREELQLLQEPGSYVGEVVKVMGKSKVLVKVHPEGKYVVDLDKSIDITKITPSTRVALRNDSYMLHLILPSKVDPLVNLMKVEKVPDSTYDMIGGLDQQIKEIKEVIELPIKHPELFESLGIAQPKGVLLYGPPGTGKTLLARAVAHHTDCTFIRVSGSELVQKYIGEGSRMVRELFVMAREHAPSIIFMDEIDSIGSARMESGSGNGDSEVQRTMLELLNQLDGFEASNKIKVLMATNRIDILDQALLRPGRIDRKIEFPNPNADSRGDILKIHSRKMNLMRGIDLKKIAEKMNGASGAELKAVCTEAGMFALRERRVHVTQEDFEMAVAKVMKKDTEKNMSLRKLWK